TTCTCTTGAGGGTAAATTTCTCCCCACAATCTGTACATGTGAAAGGTTTTTCTTTTGTGTGAACCTTAAGGTGGGTATGCAGGTTGCCCTTCTGAGAGAAACCTTTGCCACACGCCGTACACAcaaaaggtttctcccctgtgtggatcATTTCATGTCTTAGAAGTTTGTTTTTCTGGAagaagcttttcccacattccgtgcaggtgaatggtttctccccggtgtgaatCTTCTTGTGATTGTAGAGGCTGCCGTTCTGAGAGAAACTCTTCCCGCATTCGTTGCAAGTAAACGGTTTCTCACCTCGGTGATTTCTCTCGTGCGACAGAAGGTGAATTTTGTGAGAGAAGCCCTTCCCGCACTCTGAACatatgaatggtttctccccggtgtgaattCTCCTGTGGATCAGGAAGTTGCTCTTCTGTACAAATCGCTTCCCACATTCCGTGCAGGAGAacggtttctccccagtgtgaagTTTCTGGTGCGTTTGGAGCGTTGTCTTTAGAGTGAAGCTCTTCCCACACTCATTGCACTTAAAAGGTCTCTCAATCGCATGGATTTTCTGGTGGCAAGAAAGGCTTCCCTTATGGGCAAAACTTTCCCCACATTCCGTGCATTTATATGGTTTTTCCCTCGTGTGAATTTTCTGGTGTTTATGGAGGTTCCTTTTCCTAGAGAAACTTTTCCCGCACTCCGTACACAGGAAGGGCTTCCCGTCTGGGTGAATTTTCTGGTGGCTATCAAGGCTTCTTTTCCGAGAGAAGGTTTTGCCGCACTGTTTGCAGGTGAAGATCTTCTCCTCGGTGGGGGTTTTACCGTCgggattttttccattttccgTACATGGGTTTTCACTTTTCAGGTGACTCTGGAGCTGACTCTTGAGACAGAATCCTTTGCCGCAGGCTGTGCACTTAAATGGTTTCACGCCGGTGTGAATCCACTCGTGTGTCATAAGGCTGATCTTGTAGGAGAATTTCTTGCCACATTCTttgcaggtgaatggtttctcccctgtgtggatcCTCTCGTGTGTCACTAGACTGACCTTGCGAGCAAAGCCTTTGCCACATTCCTTACATTTGAAAGGTCTCTCACCAGTGTGGACCAGCAGATGTGTCTGCAGACTGTGCTTACTACAGTAGTGCTTCCCGCATTCCGTACACATGAAAAGCTGCTTCTCCTTTggtttcttcctcctcttcctctttaCTTCTTCCTTTCTCCTATTAGTAAAGCTCCTCCTTCTAGTACGGGGGGCGCAGATGTGTTTCCGAAGGTCACTGTTGGCAGGGAAGCTTTTCCCACATTTACAGCAGATAAATGCCAGAGTTTTAGCTCTTGTTGAACAATTCTCCGATTTTGTGCCTGAGTCTGCGTGTCCTCGGAGAACTGCTTCCCCCCGTGACGCCCCCTTTGCTGTTCCTGAGGCACTACATGAAGCCTGGGTGTCTAAGTAAATGAAGAAAAGGTGTCAGAAAACAAACGGTGAAACATTGACATAGTTTGCTGTACAGATGTAATATGAAACAAACTGTAGAtcaacaaaagcagcagcagcactctggtaatttgaataaaagtgaatatttacttaaagtgcctcaaggcaatgttttgggctaCTATGGCCCTTTattaaggcttgataaagggccatagtaacccgaaacgttgccttgaggcactttaagtaaatattcacttttttcaaattaccagactatgagcaaacttaggggcctgttcctgctgaattgtgcttagtacagggaatacctatgtaccatagttttatgggatctctctgtacagactatgagcaaacttagggactgttcctgctgaattgtgcttagtacagggaatacctatgctgccatagttttatgggatctctctgtacagactatgagcaaatttagggactgttcctgctgaattgtgcttagtacaggggatacctatgctgtcatagttttatgggatctctctgtacagactatgagcaaacttagggactgttcctgctgaattgtgcttagtacaggggaaacctatgctgccatagttttatgggatctctctgtacagactatgagcaaacttagggggctgttcctgctgaattgtgcttagtacaggggatacctatgctgccatagttttatgggatctctctgtacagactatgagcaaacttagggggctgttcctgctgaattgtgcttagtacaggggatacctatgctgctatagttttatgggatctctctgtacagactatgagcaaacttagggggctgttcctgctgaattgtgcttagtacaggggatacctatgctgccatagttttatgggatctctctgtacagactatgagcaaacttagggactgttcctgctgaattgtgcttagtacagggaatacctatgctgccatagttttatgggatctctctgtacagactatgagcaaacttaggggctgttcctgctgaattgtgcttagtacagggaatacctatgctgccatagttttatgggatctctctgtacagactatgagcaaacttagggactgttcctgctgaattgtgcttagtacagggaatacttatgctgccatagttttatgggatttctctgtacagactataatgAGGCTGTTTCTGTATCTATAGCAGAAGATGATGTGGGGCACAGGGATACATAGAGCCTTTTATTCTGCTGAATGATGtaaaatttgaatatataaatgtaaaacagtTTATTTACCATAAGGTATGTAAGCCAGAACACATATCTTTGCAGTGGGGCACTATGAATGTGCAAGAGTTTTTGAAAGCTGTaagaaattcagaattttcttTGATCCCTATGAAATTGCAACTTTTTTGCATAGGCTCTTGTGAAAAAAGTTCTTTAAGTTGTATATACTGAAGGTTTATCTCTATAAAGTAATGTGTTCCTCCAGGGTTCCCTAACTGTGCTGCACCAACTCATTAACGACCGTGTCCATTTAATCACTTTAAACTCTGCTCCTCATTATGATTGATACGGGGTGGGAAATGGGTCAAATCTGCAGAATTGAGTAAACTACAGTATTATTCCCATACTTACAATAAATGTGGGTAACACTTACCCCTATTAGTGAATGCTGTTCTCCTTCCACTGTCCATGTGATCTTCAGGGTCCAATTCATCGTCCTCGATCTTTATCTGTAGGATCTCATCCTCTGTGATATCTGCTAATAAAATAGAGGAATCAGTGAGGGTAAAGTAAAAGGAGGTCCAATGAACCCCTGTGCTGAACATTAAATACAGTACCTGCCAGTGAGGAACAGATAAGGCCTATCCCtgttcctgggctgctctctttcccacgGTCATCTAAGGGGTGGAGCTTGGACACGAATGAAGGAAGTACTACCCACTGCACTAACCTCTGTGATTCAAAAAGTGCAGTTAGATATTCCTTGGGGTAGTTGCAAAACTTTGATagtgggtttagttcccctttagtcAGAGACTGGCGGTCATGGAGCCCAATGGACTCCCACAACTGTCCcaagaatattttcttttctattctgCCTCACTCCAATCTGGAATTTAAttgccagggtcactgacccctgtctGTGTAAAGCAGATTTATGCTCAGGCTAAatatgtattacttatctttctattcaggcactttcTCATTCATCTCATAGTCTGGCATTCAT
This is a stretch of genomic DNA from Xenopus laevis strain J_2021 chromosome 6S, Xenopus_laevis_v10.1, whole genome shotgun sequence. It encodes these proteins:
- the LOC108695526 gene encoding gastrula zinc finger protein XlCGF57.1-like isoform X1, giving the protein MEASAADRKSESPTDLDIKESLAAIKREMDSGAEAEILQIKVEEDPDSEALLNPTDSETGAFVGDITEDEILQIKIEDDELDPEDHMDSGRRTAFTNRDTQASCSASGTAKGASRGEAVLRGHADSGTKSENCSTRAKTLAFICCKCGKSFPANSDLRKHICAPRTRRRSFTNRRKEEVKRKRRKKPKEKQLFMCTECGKHYCSKHSLQTHLLVHTGERPFKCKECGKGFARKVSLVTHERIHTGEKPFTCKECGKKFSYKISLMTHEWIHTGVKPFKCTACGKGFCLKSQLQSHLKSENPCTENGKNPDGKTPTEEKIFTCKQCGKTFSRKRSLDSHQKIHPDGKPFLCTECGKSFSRKRNLHKHQKIHTREKPYKCTECGESFAHKGSLSCHQKIHAIERPFKCNECGKSFTLKTTLQTHQKLHTGEKPFSCTECGKRFVQKSNFLIHRRIHTGEKPFICSECGKGFSHKIHLLSHERNHRGEKPFTCNECGKSFSQNGSLYNHKKIHTGEKPFTCTECGKSFFQKNKLLRHEMIHTGEKPFVCTACGKGFSQKGNLHTHLKVHTKEKPFTCTDCGEKFTLKRKFQKHQKIHVG
- the LOC108695526 gene encoding zinc finger protein 585A isoform X2; protein product: MEASAADRKSESPTDLDIKESLAAIKREMDSGAEAEILQIKVEEDPDSEALLNPTDSETGAFVGADITEDEILQIKIEDDELDPEDHMDSGRRTAFTNRDTQASCSASGTAKGASRGEAVLRGHADSGTKSENCSTRAKTLAFICCKCGKSFPANSDLRKHICAPRTRRRSFTNRRKEEVKRKRRKKPKEKQLFMCTECGKHYCSKHSLQTHLLVHTGERPFKCKECGKGFARKVSLVTHERIHTGEKPFTCKECGKKFSYKISLMTHEWIHTGVKPFKCTACGKGFCLKSQLQSHLKSENPCTENGKNPDGKTPTEEKIFTCKQCGKTFSRKRSLDSHQKIHPDGKPFLCTECGKSFSRKRNLHKHQKIHTREKPYKCTECGESFAHKGSLSCHQKIHAIERPFKCNECGKSFTLKTTLQTHQKLHTGEKPFSCTECGKRFVQKSNFLIHRRIHTGEKPFICSECGKGFSHKIHLLSHERNHRGEKPFTCNECGKSFSQNGSLYNHKKIHTGEKPFTCTECGKSFFQKNKLLRHEMIHTGEKPFVCTACGKGFSQKGNLHTHLKVHTKEKPFTCTDCGEKFTLKRKFQKHQKIHVGEKPFACTECDKRFAVKYSLLCHQRVHTGEKPYACTECGNSFSCTNKSHFMQHQLIHTGENQFSCTECQKNFSTKQLLQLHQRVHIGEKPFTCTECQKSFSTKQLLQPHQRVHTGEKPFTCTECQRSFSTKQLLQPHQRVHTGEKPFTCTECQRSFSRKQTLKHHQRIHTGEKPFTCTECQRSFSRKESLKYHQRIHTGEKPFICTECEKTFTTKRDFQIHQRIHTGEKPFTCTECQKCFYSKGNLQQHQRTHTGDKPFTCTECQKRFYSKHDLRQHQLIHTGEKPFTSTECEKTFRTKQNFQRHQRIHTEEK